Below is a window of Deltaproteobacteria bacterium DNA.
GTCGATATAACAGATTCGGAGTTTGCCGGCGGCGAACAGGTTTCCTATGCTTTCGGCCAGGCTCACGAACTCATCCCATCTGCCGTCGTGGATAATGTCCTGAAGCCCGCACTTGTCGCCCAGCTCGCGGTCCAGCTTGTTGCGAACGAAATTTAAGGTGCTGATGGGTTCGACCTTGGCTTCGGCCTCGGCTGCAGGAGTGGGCGGGGCCACCAGATCATCATCGGAAAGGTCTTCAAAACTGCCGAGACTGGCGTCTTCACCGGCTTCGAGGTCGCTGTCGGTGAGGTCCTCCTCGTAGCCGCCCAGTTCCTCCTCCTGGTGGGCCTCGGCTTTTTTGGGCTTGCTTTCCTTGCCGCCTTCGTCCCGGCGGCGCATGGCCTCCAGAAGGACTGCCTGGGCGTTCATGAAAATTTTGGGTTCCTTGGGCGGGCAGCCATTCTGTATTGAAAGGCTTACAGCGTCCCAGGAGAAAATGATGTACGCCGCCTCAGGCCCCGAAAGGTCCCTCACCCTTGCGTCCAGAAGCTCGCCCTGGCGGAAAAAGAGCACCCCCAGGGAATTGGACGGCTCGTCCTCCATGCGGATCACGCAGGAGCGCTCCTCCATCTCGATCATCTGGAGAAACATGCCGGGGCTGACTCCGCGCAGGGTTCCTGCGTCGCCCTCCTTGCGTATGGCTGCGCTGATCTTGCGCCCCAGGTCGGTGAAGTTGAGCGGCTTTTCCAGAAAGGCGGCTGCGCCTTGTTTTTCAGCGAGTTTTTGTATATCGGCGGTTGCGGACTTGGAAGTCACGACGACGGTGATTTCGGGGTGGGCAACGGATACGTGGTCCAGCACGGAAAGGCCCAAGCCGCTTTCGGCGTTTTCGATGTTCACGACCAACACCGAAACTGGCTTTTTTGCCAACTCCTGCCTGGCGTCGGCGTCATCCGTGGCGATCAGGACGCTGAACGTCTCGCCGAATGGCTCCAGCTTTTCAAGGGCCGTGGTAAGAAAGGCTTCGTCTTCGTCAACGATCAGAACGTCGCGTACCATCTGTTTTTCCGTGATGGGGGTTTCCGCGCCCTTTTGATGGTGGGCAGATCCCTTTTTCCCCAATCTACCTGTTCAAAGCCGATTTGTCAAAGGCAACAAAAGGGGAAGATGCAATTGACACAATAAGAACAGGCTGGAAAAGGGCTTTTTCCGAACCGGGCCGTTAAACACGGTCCGCCGCTCTATCGATTTGACGCCGACCCTCCCAGGGAAGGTCCGAGCCATTAGGACCGGGCATCAGGGACTCCAAAAACAAGGCCGTCCGGCGGGAAAACCCGGCCGGACGACCTTTATTCGCGAAACGGGCTTGGATGTGCAAAGCCCGTTTCGTTTGCCTCGCTTACCTGTTTCTGCGGCGCTTCAGGCGGTCTATGGAAAGGCGTATGCTTTCCTGCATACGTATAATGGCGTTGGCCAAGTCTCCGATTTCGTCGTCGGACTTCACCGTAATCTGGGTTTCCATTTCGCCCGTGCTGATCCTGTCGGCGGCGTCGGTGAGGGCCTTCAACTTGCCGGTTATCACCGCGCCGTAGTAGGCGACTATTCCGCCTATGGCCAGTATGGTGATGAACAGGAAGATCAGAATGGCCCACCGGGTGCTGGACACCACGTTTTCGGTCCTGGTTTGGAGGCGCTTGACATCGCGGGTGAACTCGACGATGGGCGTTACGACCATGACTGCGTACTGACCGCCCTCAAGGCCTTCCACCGGCGTGCAGACCATGAAATTTTCGTGGATGTTGCCGTCCTTGTCCGTCCACGAATAGGAGCCGCGCGCAGACTTTCCTGTCGCCACAGCCGAAACGATCTTCCAGTAGTCGTCGAATCCCGCGCCCAGCAACTTTTTCATCTCGGCGGCAAGATCGACGCCGACCAAATCGGGATCGACATGCGCCCACATGCGCCATACGTTGCCTGCATCCGGCAGGGCGTAAAGACAGGTGAAGCCGGTAAGGCCGACCTTCTGAACGGCCAGGAGCTTGAACTCGTGCTCCTTTTCGTTGAAGTCCTCCTTTTTCACGAACTGGTGGTCGGCAAGGTAACGACGCACCTGTATGGCCGCCTGCCTGCTGTACTGGGCCATGAGCTCGCCGGAGATACGGGTCACCATGTCGGTACTGGTGTTTTTGACTATGCTGACCATGCGATTCAACTGCCAAACGTAAAAAATGCCCGCAACGGTCATGAGCACCAGGGGAACGGCAAGAAACAGCACGGCCATCTTGCCCCTGAGCCCCATGCGGCGTCCCATTCCCGCGCTTGGCCTGCTTTCGTCCATGCCGGGGGACGGAGCGGGCGCCGCCTCCGGCGCAATATCCGGGGCCGA
It encodes the following:
- a CDS encoding DUF4388 domain-containing protein, translated to MVRDVLIVDEDEAFLTTALEKLEPFGETFSVLIATDDADARQELAKKPVSVLVVNIENAESGLGLSVLDHVSVAHPEITVVVTSKSATADIQKLAEKQGAAAFLEKPLNFTDLGRKISAAIRKEGDAGTLRGVSPGMFLQMIEMEERSCVIRMEDEPSNSLGVLFFRQGELLDARVRDLSGPEAAYIIFSWDAVSLSIQNGCPPKEPKIFMNAQAVLLEAMRRRDEGGKESKPKKAEAHQEEELGGYEEDLTDSDLEAGEDASLGSFEDLSDDDLVAPPTPAAEAEAKVEPISTLNFVRNKLDRELGDKCGLQDIIHDGRWDEFVSLAESIGNLFAAGKLRICYIDSEKESDLILIPGDKTTVVTLKPRCPKNKVVDVLST
- a CDS encoding HAMP domain-containing protein; this encodes MAESKTLKVACQACGTTNTIDADALAESGGITLCTSCGNLIQTEASDAPAAAASAPDIAPEAAPAPSPGMDESRPSAGMGRRMGLRGKMAVLFLAVPLVLMTVAGIFYVWQLNRMVSIVKNTSTDMVTRISGELMAQYSRQAAIQVRRYLADHQFVKKEDFNEKEHEFKLLAVQKVGLTGFTCLYALPDAGNVWRMWAHVDPDLVGVDLAAEMKKLLGAGFDDYWKIVSAVATGKSARGSYSWTDKDGNIHENFMVCTPVEGLEGGQYAVMVVTPIVEFTRDVKRLQTRTENVVSSTRWAILIFLFITILAIGGIVAYYGAVITGKLKALTDAADRISTGEMETQITVKSDDEIGDLANAIIRMQESIRLSIDRLKRRRNR